In the Polyangiaceae bacterium genome, one interval contains:
- a CDS encoding TonB-dependent receptor: MRRFVLWVLVPWLGMSSVAAPARADDTADEADLRFNMGVDAYERGDFSTALSHFLASNRLVPNKNVLYNVARAYEKLGRYPEAYRYYLATYDGETDAAARARLQRAMDELSNKVAVVEVETNPPGATVYVDRKDLGPRGETPRRLGLSAGNYEVIVEKPGYEPARRKLGKVPAGGVRRVKLELVPILGKVRLEGGVPGARARVSDGSFDANCALPCTLQAPPGRRQIAIEHKGFRTRILDANVVRDKTVTLRADLDAITGSLVVSTDEAGALVEIDDKPAGFTPALIKVPVGKHVVRISLPGHRPVERELAFEAEKEQRLNIALSPNAEVIAASREAQSIEDAPGSVSVVPYRELKALAYPTVAEALRGVRGVYLWDDRSYQSIGVRGLGRLGSYGNRLLVLIDGHPTNDNWIGSSYVGYDARTDLADLERVEIVRGPGSVLYGTGAFTGVINLVTRRASHTSVEMGVGTSGDGVARARARGNLVLGRDAGVWTSVGVARSSGRDFFFPEYVTDTPPEVAGNARDVDGFSAVTASGRAWWKSLTAQWFFHTHEKRLPTGVFETVLNDDRTRQRDTRAFLEVRADPRFNKQLAMTTRVHANHYRFEGDYARDVVDGGVETDRFRGTWVGLEQRVVFTPLDALKLTVGAEGQLHLQVEQEAADETGSFLDETGSDGRPYQVGAGYLVTDVSPSRAVHVSLGARLDAYSTFGQSVNPRVALITRPYSQGVLKVMGGKAFRAPSIYELFYNDGGLTQIASPELQPENIYSAEIEHSHRFSPKVTGTLAAFGNYTTRLIDFEGAGTAADPLVYSNSDVPLAAVGAEAELRREFSAGWMVAASYGFSFARFLRDESGSALLSLDAAPDTREVANAPQHLASVKAAAPIWAKAVTAATRLTFEGIRFDRFEAVGDPPQGRTRAHALWDLVLSGFEARHGLGWAVGVYNAFDYRYSLPVSAEFRQRAVPQQGRSFLASVELTLR; this comes from the coding sequence ATGCGTCGATTCGTGCTTTGGGTGCTGGTCCCCTGGCTGGGGATGTCGAGCGTGGCCGCGCCCGCTCGCGCGGATGATACCGCCGACGAAGCGGACCTGCGCTTCAACATGGGCGTCGACGCTTATGAGCGTGGAGACTTCTCCACGGCGCTCTCTCACTTCCTGGCGTCCAACCGCCTCGTACCGAACAAGAACGTTCTCTACAACGTCGCCCGCGCCTACGAGAAACTGGGACGCTACCCAGAGGCGTATCGCTACTACCTCGCGACCTACGACGGCGAGACGGATGCGGCGGCCCGTGCTCGCTTGCAGCGGGCCATGGACGAGCTGAGCAACAAGGTCGCCGTGGTCGAGGTGGAGACGAACCCGCCGGGTGCGACGGTGTATGTCGATCGCAAGGATCTCGGTCCTCGCGGCGAAACCCCGCGGCGCTTGGGGCTTTCCGCCGGCAACTACGAGGTCATCGTGGAGAAGCCGGGCTACGAACCAGCGCGCCGCAAGTTGGGCAAGGTCCCCGCCGGGGGCGTGCGCCGCGTGAAGCTCGAGCTGGTTCCCATTCTCGGCAAGGTGCGGCTCGAGGGCGGTGTGCCGGGGGCCCGAGCCCGAGTGTCCGATGGCAGCTTCGACGCCAACTGCGCGCTGCCCTGCACGCTCCAGGCGCCGCCTGGACGTCGCCAAATCGCCATCGAGCACAAGGGGTTTCGCACTCGGATCCTCGACGCGAACGTGGTTCGCGACAAGACGGTCACCCTACGAGCGGATCTGGACGCCATCACCGGGAGCCTCGTCGTCAGTACCGACGAAGCAGGCGCTTTGGTGGAGATCGACGACAAGCCCGCGGGTTTCACCCCAGCGCTGATCAAGGTTCCGGTGGGCAAACATGTGGTCCGGATCTCGTTGCCCGGACATCGTCCCGTGGAGCGCGAACTCGCCTTCGAGGCAGAGAAAGAGCAGCGTTTGAACATCGCGCTCTCGCCGAACGCGGAAGTCATCGCGGCGTCCCGCGAAGCGCAGAGCATCGAGGATGCGCCGGGCTCGGTATCGGTCGTGCCCTACCGCGAACTCAAGGCCCTAGCGTATCCCACCGTTGCGGAAGCGCTTCGCGGAGTTCGTGGCGTGTATCTGTGGGACGACCGATCCTACCAATCCATAGGCGTGCGCGGCCTGGGTCGCCTCGGCAGCTACGGCAACCGCTTGCTGGTGCTGATCGACGGGCATCCGACCAACGACAACTGGATTGGCTCGTCCTACGTCGGCTACGACGCTCGCACGGACCTCGCTGACCTCGAACGAGTCGAGATCGTGCGCGGCCCCGGATCCGTGCTCTACGGCACGGGCGCCTTCACTGGTGTGATCAACCTCGTCACCCGTCGCGCGTCCCACACCAGTGTGGAGATGGGCGTGGGGACGAGCGGCGACGGCGTGGCGCGAGCGCGCGCGCGGGGCAACCTGGTGCTTGGACGCGACGCGGGGGTGTGGACGAGCGTGGGCGTGGCGCGATCGAGCGGACGTGACTTCTTCTTCCCCGAGTACGTGACTGACACTCCGCCCGAGGTGGCTGGGAATGCCCGCGACGTGGATGGCTTTTCCGCCGTGACGGCGTCAGGGCGTGCGTGGTGGAAGAGCCTGACCGCGCAGTGGTTCTTTCATACCCACGAGAAGCGGCTGCCGACGGGCGTGTTCGAGACTGTGCTGAACGACGACCGAACTCGCCAGCGGGATACGCGTGCCTTTCTCGAAGTGCGCGCCGACCCGCGCTTCAACAAGCAGTTGGCGATGACGACGCGGGTGCACGCCAACCACTATCGCTTCGAGGGCGACTACGCGCGAGACGTGGTGGATGGGGGCGTGGAGACGGATCGCTTCCGCGGCACTTGGGTTGGGCTGGAGCAGCGCGTCGTGTTCACTCCCCTGGACGCGCTCAAGCTCACCGTTGGCGCCGAAGGCCAGCTCCACTTGCAGGTGGAACAAGAAGCCGCCGACGAGACCGGTTCTTTCTTGGACGAAACGGGCTCAGACGGTCGCCCCTACCAAGTGGGTGCGGGGTACCTGGTGACAGACGTCAGCCCGAGTCGGGCCGTGCACGTGTCCCTAGGGGCTCGCCTGGATGCCTATTCCACCTTCGGTCAATCCGTGAATCCGCGCGTGGCGCTCATCACGCGACCCTACTCCCAGGGCGTGCTGAAAGTGATGGGCGGCAAGGCCTTTCGAGCGCCCAGCATTTACGAGCTGTTCTACAACGACGGAGGTCTGACTCAGATTGCCAGCCCAGAGCTGCAACCCGAGAACATCTACTCGGCAGAAATCGAACACAGCCATCGCTTCTCGCCGAAGGTGACCGGCACCCTAGCGGCCTTTGGCAACTACACGACCCGGCTCATCGACTTCGAAGGCGCCGGAACCGCCGCTGACCCCTTGGTCTATTCGAATTCCGATGTGCCGCTCGCGGCTGTGGGCGCCGAAGCCGAGCTGCGCCGCGAGTTCAGTGCAGGGTGGATGGTGGCGGCCAGCTACGGCTTTTCCTTCGCCAGGTTTCTCAGGGACGAGTCCGGCTCGGCCCTACTGTCGCTCGATGCCGCGCCGGACACGCGCGAGGTCGCCAACGCTCCCCAGCACCTCGCGTCCGTGAAAGCCGCTGCGCCGATCTGGGCGAAGGCGGTAACGGCAGCAACGCGCCTGACCTTCGAAGGCATACGTTTCGACCGCTTCGAGGCGGTGGGGGATCCACCGCAGGGACGCACCCGAGCGCATGCCTTGTGGGATCTGGTGCTGTCTGGATTCGAAGCTCGTCACGGCCTCGGCTGGGCCGTCGGCGTCTACAACGCCTTCGACTACCGCTACTCGCTACCGGTGAGCGCGGAGTTCCGCCAGCGCGCGGTCCCTCAGCAAGGGCGGAGCTTCCTGGCCTCCGTGGAACTCACGCTGCGCTGA
- a CDS encoding serine/threonine-protein kinase: MSAVSPSSSSGAPVSPGDIIADKYLVEAIVAQGGMGVVVSARHRQLGQQVAIKVLLPSELTQEPNAIARFLREARAAATLQSEHVVKIFDVGTLDDGLPFMVMELMRGDDLRSLLRKHGPVGCEAAASYVIQACDAVGEAHESGIVHRDLKPSNLFLAQRRDGSAVVKVLDFGISKAPVGVPGATMELTTSSVMMGSPLYMSPEQIRDARSVDHRTDIWSLGVILYQLVTGKPPFMGDSLPAVCAAIAADAPTPITRADVPMEFQEIIWRCLSKRPEQRYASVAELASELAPFAGSRRVEPVLASAPAASASLASAQDRLAGTGAHALHPSGGAAIEAATVSYGRLLSNKDALRAAPTGVSVPTDAPLASTLSGQLKARKVPVLLALLALLLAGGLALALLTLFRRPAEPTVVAAPAPPPSPVVSALAAPATVETANAPAPSELPAPTPVVAPAPAPAPKRGTVVKKATPAPAPPTPKPTSDIRKTR, translated from the coding sequence ATGTCAGCCGTCTCGCCCTCGTCGTCATCCGGAGCGCCGGTCAGTCCGGGGGACATCATTGCGGACAAGTACCTGGTGGAAGCCATCGTGGCGCAGGGCGGCATGGGTGTGGTGGTGTCCGCTCGGCACCGCCAGCTCGGGCAGCAGGTGGCGATCAAGGTGCTGCTGCCTTCGGAGCTGACCCAAGAGCCCAACGCCATTGCACGGTTCCTGCGTGAGGCGCGTGCCGCAGCCACGCTTCAGAGTGAACACGTCGTCAAGATCTTCGACGTTGGCACCCTCGATGACGGCCTGCCGTTCATGGTGATGGAGCTGATGCGCGGTGACGATCTGCGCAGCCTCCTGCGCAAGCACGGTCCGGTCGGCTGTGAGGCGGCAGCTTCCTACGTGATCCAGGCTTGTGATGCAGTGGGGGAGGCGCACGAGAGTGGCATCGTGCACCGCGACCTCAAGCCGTCGAATCTGTTCTTGGCCCAACGTCGCGACGGGTCCGCCGTGGTGAAAGTGCTGGATTTCGGCATTTCCAAGGCACCCGTGGGGGTGCCGGGCGCGACGATGGAGCTCACGACGTCGAGCGTGATGATGGGCTCCCCGCTCTATATGTCGCCGGAACAGATCCGGGACGCTCGCAGCGTGGATCACCGAACCGACATCTGGTCCTTGGGCGTGATTCTGTATCAGCTCGTGACCGGCAAGCCGCCCTTCATGGGCGATAGCTTGCCCGCGGTGTGCGCCGCGATCGCGGCGGATGCCCCCACGCCCATCACGCGAGCGGATGTGCCGATGGAGTTCCAAGAGATCATCTGGCGCTGTCTATCGAAGCGCCCCGAGCAGCGCTACGCCAGTGTGGCGGAGCTCGCGTCGGAGCTCGCACCCTTTGCGGGCAGTCGTCGGGTCGAGCCCGTGCTCGCCAGCGCTCCCGCAGCGAGTGCTTCTCTGGCATCGGCCCAGGACCGGCTCGCGGGGACTGGTGCTCACGCCCTGCATCCTTCCGGAGGAGCGGCGATCGAAGCCGCCACGGTCAGCTACGGTCGGCTGCTTTCCAACAAGGATGCTTTGCGCGCCGCGCCCACAGGCGTGAGCGTGCCGACGGATGCGCCGCTGGCGAGTACATTGAGTGGCCAGCTGAAGGCCCGGAAGGTCCCGGTGCTACTGGCGCTACTGGCGTTGCTGCTCGCGGGAGGCTTGGCGCTGGCATTGTTGACCCTGTTTCGACGCCCGGCAGAACCCACGGTCGTCGCGGCGCCCGCGCCGCCTCCGAGTCCGGTCGTCTCCGCGCTTGCCGCGCCTGCCACTGTGGAGACAGCGAATGCCCCGGCGCCGAGCGAGCTGCCAGCGCCCACTCCCGTCGTCGCCCCGGCGCCCGCCCCCGCACCCAAACGCGGCACTGTCGTCAAAAAGGCCACTCCCGCCCCGGCACCGCCCACACCCAAGCCGACATCGGATATACGCAAGACACGCTGA
- a CDS encoding DUF4442 domain-containing protein, with protein MFLRHLYWLRDVNAVEFNAIRRAWDSLSPLPGGRRAFSRLVGTVAPYTGTLGAEVQELSIGHSLVRLTDRRAVRNHLRSVHAVALANLVELTGNLAVAYSLADDARFIVKGMNLDYLKKARGTLTARCDCDVPRDSERREIQIVVDVLDASGDVVTRGTLLTLVGPKRRATT; from the coding sequence ATGTTTCTCCGCCACCTCTATTGGCTGCGTGACGTCAACGCCGTGGAGTTCAACGCGATCCGCCGCGCGTGGGATTCGCTCAGCCCGCTGCCTGGAGGCCGCCGTGCGTTTTCCCGACTGGTGGGCACGGTCGCGCCCTACACGGGCACCTTGGGCGCCGAGGTACAAGAGCTGTCCATCGGGCATTCCCTGGTTCGCCTCACGGACCGTCGCGCCGTTCGCAACCATTTGCGCTCCGTGCACGCGGTCGCCCTGGCCAATCTCGTCGAGCTCACGGGTAATCTCGCCGTGGCGTACTCCCTGGCCGATGACGCGCGCTTCATCGTCAAAGGGATGAATCTCGATTACCTGAAGAAAGCGCGCGGCACCCTGACGGCGCGCTGCGATTGCGACGTTCCGCGGGACAGCGAGCGGCGCGAGATTCAGATCGTGGTCGACGTCCTCGACGCCAGTGGCGACGTCGTCACGCGCGGTACGCTGCTCACCCTGGTGGGACCCAAGCGCCGCGCGACTACCTAG
- a CDS encoding VWA domain-containing protein, whose protein sequence is MSWLSRLSSSPRARRGLAAAAVALSLGGLVLARTPNQGSQLSLGTLLGDTAASFRGPGAHGTLKLSQGKVVASAPGTLYAELTLSADDVASQGERAPLSLAIVFDTSGSMSGDKIERSKQSVSQLIGRMRDQDEIAFIRYDSSHEVLQPLERVGEVRSTLLQRIDAISAGGGTNIPPALSRGLDEVSRAAPGRVRRVVLVSDGLDSSRQSAEALARGSAASATTVSALGIGLDFDESYMSGVANAGRGNFGFVENSGALARFLNRELDESANTVVDDVRAHFQLPAGMRFVRAVGAEVLDQGQGQLSLALGSLFAKDERRVILELETQAEQGEQLALGTRLSWRRIGGANADVTVPQLQVIGDADRDAVAASRDPSVMASATSALASLRQLRAAEAYAKGDLNTANTLMDESLAALSAVAAEAPAADQAALERQRAEVASAKRSFRAASPKSAAAKSAGKASAAANAKNLGRKAF, encoded by the coding sequence ATGTCCTGGCTGAGTCGTTTGTCTAGCTCTCCCCGCGCCCGCCGCGGATTGGCTGCCGCCGCCGTGGCCCTGTCCCTGGGCGGGTTGGTGCTGGCCAGAACGCCGAATCAAGGCAGTCAGCTCAGCCTTGGCACTTTGCTCGGTGACACGGCTGCGTCCTTTCGAGGTCCGGGCGCTCACGGCACGCTGAAGCTGAGCCAAGGCAAGGTCGTCGCTTCGGCGCCGGGCACGCTCTACGCGGAGCTGACCCTGAGCGCCGACGACGTAGCGTCCCAAGGCGAGCGCGCGCCGCTCTCCTTGGCCATCGTGTTCGACACCTCGGGCTCGATGTCGGGCGACAAGATCGAACGCTCGAAGCAGAGTGTGTCTCAGCTGATCGGACGCATGCGCGATCAGGACGAGATCGCATTCATTCGCTACGACTCCAGCCACGAGGTGCTTCAGCCCTTGGAGCGCGTGGGTGAAGTGCGATCGACGCTGCTGCAGCGCATCGATGCCATCAGCGCCGGGGGCGGCACCAACATTCCGCCGGCACTCAGCCGCGGGCTCGACGAGGTGTCGCGCGCGGCACCCGGCCGAGTGCGACGCGTCGTCTTGGTCAGCGACGGCCTCGACAGTTCACGGCAGAGCGCCGAGGCTCTGGCGCGAGGGAGCGCTGCTAGCGCCACCACGGTGTCGGCGCTCGGCATCGGACTCGACTTCGACGAGAGCTACATGTCGGGAGTCGCCAACGCAGGCCGTGGCAACTTCGGCTTCGTCGAAAACAGCGGTGCTCTGGCGCGATTCCTCAACCGTGAACTGGACGAATCCGCAAACACTGTCGTCGACGACGTGAGAGCCCACTTCCAGCTACCCGCGGGCATGCGCTTCGTGCGTGCGGTCGGCGCAGAAGTCTTGGACCAGGGCCAGGGGCAACTCAGCCTCGCCCTGGGCTCGCTATTCGCCAAGGACGAGCGGCGGGTGATCCTGGAATTGGAAACCCAAGCAGAGCAAGGTGAGCAGTTGGCGCTCGGCACGCGGCTGTCATGGCGGCGCATCGGCGGTGCCAACGCAGACGTCACAGTGCCGCAACTGCAGGTCATCGGCGACGCAGATCGGGACGCGGTTGCGGCCAGTCGCGACCCAAGCGTGATGGCGAGCGCCACCAGCGCCCTCGCTTCCTTGCGCCAGCTGCGCGCCGCCGAGGCCTACGCCAAGGGCGACTTGAATACGGCCAACACGCTGATGGACGAGAGCCTCGCGGCGCTCAGCGCCGTGGCTGCCGAAGCACCCGCGGCGGATCAAGCCGCACTCGAGCGCCAGCGCGCCGAGGTCGCTTCCGCCAAACGCTCCTTCCGCGCTGCTTCGCCCAAGAGCGCTGCCGCCAAGAGTGCGGGCAAGGCGTCGGCCGCCGCCAATGCCAAGAACCTCGGGCGCAAAGCGTTCTGA
- the udk gene encoding uridine kinase, which produces MVRPYFVGVAGGTGSGKTTVARAIASGMHERSATLIEHDAYYRDRPDLTYEQRCQLNFDHPDALETQLLIEHIGRLREGEGVELPIYDFATHRRSAERRAIDPHAIIVVEGILVFADERLRAQFDLKIFVDTDADIRVFRRIRRDIEQRGRTFASVREQYYSSVRPMHLQFVEPSKRWADVIVPEGGQNRVAIELILTKLRAEAHQRETES; this is translated from the coding sequence GTGGTTCGGCCATATTTCGTAGGAGTCGCCGGCGGCACGGGTTCCGGCAAGACGACGGTGGCGCGTGCCATCGCGTCGGGCATGCATGAGCGAAGCGCGACGCTGATCGAGCACGACGCCTACTACCGAGATCGGCCGGATCTCACCTACGAGCAGCGCTGCCAGCTGAACTTCGACCACCCGGACGCGCTCGAGACCCAGCTCTTGATCGAACACATCGGACGCTTGCGCGAAGGCGAGGGCGTGGAGCTGCCGATCTACGATTTCGCGACCCACCGGCGTAGCGCAGAACGGCGCGCCATCGATCCGCACGCCATCATCGTCGTTGAGGGGATTCTGGTCTTCGCCGACGAGCGGCTGCGCGCGCAGTTCGACCTGAAGATCTTCGTCGATACGGACGCGGACATCCGTGTGTTCCGTCGTATCCGTCGCGACATCGAACAACGTGGTCGCACCTTCGCCTCCGTTCGCGAGCAGTACTACTCGTCGGTTCGACCCATGCACTTGCAGTTCGTGGAGCCAAGCAAGCGCTGGGCGGACGTGATCGTGCCTGAGGGCGGGCAGAATCGCGTGGCCATCGAGCTCATTCTCACCAAGCTGCGGGCCGAGGCCCACCAGCGAGAGACCGAAAGCTAG
- a CDS encoding MFS transporter has translation MAASSKVAAGAAISHSAAFRRRRFLNWFPLGVTYALLYMGRYNLTVAKNSLGELMTKEDFGIIFGAGTFVYAFAFLLNGPLVDRMGGRKGMLVGALGAMVANLAMGAYLYQVLGSGHGADAPLRLVLSLLYAVNMYFQSFGAVSIVKVNAHWFHVTERGGFSGIFGTMISSGIFLAFTVNDVLLRIAQRVTGGDGQHVAWVVFALPGLFLGLFFLIELFLLRDRPSQAGHEDFDTGDASSGESDETPIPALQLIRRILTNPIILTVACIEFCTGVLRNGVMHWFPIYAKEIWALPSAHPLRGGAMLTAIDKWTMAPLSLALPCFVVAAISGAIASKASGARRGYLIIFSALAFLAPFLVQGGWGGLLMVAGVVGGNVAGWVSDLFFQSRRGPAAAGLYGFLALCTLAMAFVLAPGERTVASAADKSGLLPGDTILAIGDNQQVGSWKDVRDAVVCWQPTCRESGWDAKRCICASDRASQAKPDFPEGRPIPARVERDGKTLELSLKDPSPNQRAGDMRLLKAQPVTPLSPYYLGFFVFMMSLCVIGTHGLLSGTATMDFGGRRGAATAVGVIDGFVYLGTALQSVSLGYLTSRDWSYWPWFLLPFAVIGFALCLKIWSAKPGKAGAH, from the coding sequence ATGGCCGCTTCCTCGAAAGTGGCAGCCGGCGCTGCCATCTCCCACTCGGCCGCCTTTCGTCGACGTCGCTTCCTGAACTGGTTCCCCTTGGGGGTGACCTACGCGCTCTTGTACATGGGGCGCTACAACCTGACCGTCGCGAAGAACAGCCTCGGCGAGTTGATGACGAAGGAGGACTTCGGGATCATCTTCGGCGCGGGCACCTTCGTCTACGCCTTCGCCTTTCTGCTCAACGGTCCCTTGGTGGACCGCATGGGCGGACGCAAAGGCATGTTGGTGGGAGCCCTGGGCGCCATGGTCGCCAACTTGGCGATGGGCGCCTATCTCTACCAAGTGCTCGGAAGCGGACACGGCGCCGACGCTCCGCTGCGACTGGTGCTCAGCTTGCTCTACGCCGTGAACATGTACTTCCAGAGCTTCGGCGCGGTATCCATCGTCAAGGTCAACGCACACTGGTTCCACGTCACGGAACGAGGCGGCTTTTCGGGGATCTTCGGCACGATGATCTCCAGCGGCATCTTCCTGGCCTTCACCGTCAACGACGTCCTGCTGCGCATCGCTCAACGCGTTACGGGCGGCGACGGGCAGCACGTGGCATGGGTGGTCTTCGCCCTTCCCGGCTTGTTCTTGGGCCTGTTCTTCTTGATAGAGCTGTTCTTGCTGCGCGATCGCCCGAGTCAGGCGGGTCATGAGGACTTCGACACGGGAGACGCCTCTAGCGGGGAGTCGGACGAAACGCCCATTCCTGCGCTCCAGCTGATTCGTCGCATCCTGACCAATCCCATCATTTTGACCGTCGCTTGCATCGAGTTCTGTACAGGCGTGCTCCGCAACGGCGTGATGCATTGGTTCCCCATCTACGCCAAGGAAATCTGGGCGCTGCCGAGCGCTCACCCCTTGCGCGGCGGCGCCATGTTGACGGCCATCGACAAGTGGACCATGGCGCCACTCTCCCTCGCGCTACCCTGCTTCGTGGTGGCTGCGATCTCGGGCGCCATCGCGTCCAAGGCGAGCGGCGCCCGACGCGGCTACCTGATCATCTTCTCCGCCCTCGCGTTCTTGGCACCGTTTCTCGTGCAAGGCGGCTGGGGCGGCTTGCTGATGGTGGCGGGGGTCGTCGGCGGCAACGTGGCGGGTTGGGTCAGCGACTTGTTTTTCCAAAGCCGACGCGGCCCCGCGGCGGCGGGGCTGTACGGATTCCTGGCCCTGTGCACTTTGGCCATGGCCTTCGTGCTGGCACCGGGAGAGCGCACGGTAGCGTCGGCCGCCGACAAGAGCGGCCTTCTACCCGGTGACACGATTCTCGCCATCGGCGACAACCAGCAAGTCGGCAGTTGGAAGGACGTGCGCGACGCGGTGGTGTGCTGGCAGCCCACGTGCCGAGAGTCGGGGTGGGACGCGAAGCGCTGCATTTGTGCGTCGGACCGTGCCTCGCAAGCGAAGCCGGATTTTCCAGAAGGGCGTCCGATCCCGGCGCGCGTGGAGCGCGACGGCAAGACCTTGGAGCTTTCCCTGAAAGACCCAAGCCCCAATCAGCGAGCCGGCGACATGCGTTTGCTGAAGGCGCAGCCCGTCACGCCGCTGAGTCCGTACTACCTCGGCTTCTTCGTGTTCATGATGAGCTTGTGCGTGATTGGCACGCACGGACTGCTATCGGGCACGGCAACCATGGACTTCGGCGGAAGGCGCGGCGCGGCGACGGCCGTCGGCGTGATCGACGGCTTCGTGTATCTGGGCACGGCGCTACAAAGCGTGAGCCTGGGCTACCTGACCAGCCGTGATTGGAGCTACTGGCCGTGGTTCCTCCTGCCCTTCGCCGTCATCGGCTTCGCGCTGTGCCTGAAGATCTGGAGCGCCAAGCCGGGCAAGGCCGGCGCACACTGA